From the Anaeromyxobacter dehalogenans 2CP-1 genome, the window CGAGTACGAGGGCACCACCGCCGTCAGGAAGGTGTGGGGCGGCCGCGCCAACCTGGTCGAGCTGGACGTCACCGGCCCCGCGGGCCGGATCGAGCTCCTCAGCCTGCGCCTGTACAACCCCGAGGCGCGCCAGTGGAGCCTGAGCGTCGCGAGCGTCCGCGGCGGGACGCTCGGCCCGCCCGCGGTGGGCGAGTTCCGGAACGGACGCGGCGAGTTCTACTCGATGGAGACGATGGACGGCCGGTCCGTCCTGGTCCGGTTCGTGATCTCCGACGTCACCGCGGACTCGTGCCGCTTCGAGCAGGCCTTCTCCGTGGACGGCGGCAAGACCTGGGAGGTGAACTGGGTCGCGGTGGACACGCGAACGAAGGACGGCGCCGGCTCGGGCGCGGTGCGCTAGCAGGGAAGCGCCGAGGCAGCGGGGAACGGTACCGATCCGTCGACCCCCGGTCGCCCCGCGGCTCACAGCGGACCACCGCCTCTTGCCCTCGAGGACCACCGCGCCCCGCGGGTCGTCCCGGCCGCGCCGGCGTGAGACGCGGTGACCGTGGCGTCGAGGCCGACCCGCGTCGTTCGACCCGGTAGGCCCCCTTCGTCTCCCGGTGGCACGCTCGGGCCCGGTCTCCCGGGGCTGGCGCGACCGGGTCCCGCCGCCTCCACGAGCACCGCGTCACAGGTCCGCGACGCCCCGGTGGCTGCCGCTCGCCCCAGACGCACCGTCCGCGCGCGCGAACCGTGCGTCCGCAAAACGTACGCCGGGGCGGCACACGGCGGCACACGGGCCCACGCCGTCGCTTGATCGGGCACATCGACACCATGCGAGGGTGTCCCGCGAACATGGGACGCGATATCGCGGAGGTGAAGATGCGACACGGATGGTGCGGGCTTGCGGCAGCGCTGCTGATCGTCACGGGATGTGGTGGGCCGACCGACATGACGGACAGCGACGGTGACGGCGTGGCGGCCGACCCCGCCGCGGCGACCGCCGCCACCCTGGCGGTACAGCCCGGCTTCCCGATCGGGGCCAAGACGAACGGCACCCGCACCGCCACGACGCCTACCTACGCCGTCGCCGCCGGCGACGTGGTCCTCGCCTTCGTCGCCTCCGACGCGCCCGCCGGCAACGCCGGCTTCTCCGTGGCCAACCGCTCCGTCACCGGCGGCACCCTCGCCTGGACCCGCGTCGGCTCCATCGCCAATACCCGGAACGGCGCAGTCGCCGTCTACCGCGGCACCCCGTCGGCCGCCCTCACCGGCGTCACCACCACCGTCACCGAGACCGGCGGCAACCAGGCCTACATCTCCGTCGTCGCCATCGCCGGCGCCAGCCAGACCCTCGGCGCCGTCACCGCCGGCGGCGGCTCGGGCACCGCCGCCTCCCTCACCGTGAACGCCACCGCCGCCGGCTCCTGGATCCTCGCCGTCGGCGAGGACTGGTACAGCACCACCCGCCGCACCCTCGCCGCCACCACCACCCCCACCCTCGTCGACGAGCGCTCCGACCCCGCCCTCAACGACTACTGGGTCGAGCGCGCCACCACCGCCGCCGCCGGTTCCTTCCGCATCGGCACCTCCGCCCCTTCCACCGCGGACTGGAACATGATCGCCGTCGAGGTCCTGCCCGCGACCGCGACCTCCACCCCGACGCCGCCCCCGCCCGCGCCCACCGGCGTGAAGGCGGGCTTCCCGGTCGCAACGGAGACGAACGGCACCCGCACCGCCACGACGCCCACCTACGCCCTCGCCGCCAGCGACGTGGTCCTCGCCTTCGTCGCCTCCGACGCGCCCGCCGGCAACGCCGGCTTCTCCGTGGCCAACCGCTCCGTCACCGGCGGCACCCTCGCCTGGACCCGCGTCGGCTCCATCGCCAATACCCGGAACGGCGCAGTCGCCGTCTACCGCGGCACCCCGTCGGCCGCCCTCACCGGCGTCACCACCACCGTCACCGAGACCGGCGGCAACCAGGCCTACATCTCCGTCGTCGCCATCGCCGGCGCCAGCCAGACCCTCGGCGCCGTCACCGCCGGCGGCGGCTCGGGCACCGCCGCCTCCCTCACCGTGAACGCCACCGCCGCCGGCTCCTGGATCCTCGCCGTCGGCGAGGACTGGTACAGCACCACCCGCCGCACCCTCGCCGCCACCACCACCCCCACCCTCGTCGACGAGCGCTCCGACCCCGCCCTCAACGACTACTGGGTCGAGCGCGCCACCACCGCCGCCGCCGGTTCCTTCCGCATCGGCACCTCCGCCCCTTCCACCGCGGACTGGAACATGATCGCCGTCGAGGTCCTGCCCGCGACCGCGACCTCCACCCCGACGCCGCCCCCGCCCGCGCCGGTCGCCGCGCAGCCGTCCATCAACCCGGCAGCGGGCACCTACGCGAGCAGCGTCACGGCCACCATCACCTGCCCGACCGCGGGCACCGTCCCGTACCGCACCACCGACGGGAGCGCGCCCACCACCTCCTCGCCCCAGAGCGCCACCGCCACGTTCAGCGCCACCGGCACGCTCAACGCGATCTGCTCCGGGACCGGGTACTCGCCCAGCACGGTCGCGTCCGCCGCGTACACGATCACGACGAGCACCGGCGGGACCGGCGGCACCCCCACCGGCACGCCGATGACCACCGCGCACCGGACGTCGGGCGTCGCGCCGCTGGCGGTCTTCTTCGACGCCGTGAACACCAGCGCCTCCGGCACCGCCGCGCCGTTCGCCTGGAGCAGCGGCGTGTACCAGCCGTCCGACCTCGAGGGGACCCAGTACAGCTGGAGCTTCGGGGATCCGGGCTCCGGGACCTGGAACGCGACCGGCGCCTCGAAGGACCAGGCCACCGGCTACACCGCCGCCCACGTGTACGAGACGCCCGGGACGTACACGGTCTCGCTGAGCCAGGCCGACACCACCGGGACGGTCCGCACCTACGTCCAGACCATCACCGTGACCGCGTTCGCCGGCACCACCTACTACGTGGCCGCGAGCGGCAACGACTCCGCGGCGGGCACCTCCGAGGCGACCCCGCTCCGCACCGTCGCGCGCGCCATGTCGGTCGCCCTGGCGACCTCCGGGCCGGTGAGGGTGCTGTTCCGCCGCGGGGACACCTTCCCCGTGTCCGCCGCGTATGCCATCACCAAGCCGGGCCCCGGCATCATCGGCGCGTACGGGAGCGGCAACCGCCCGATCTTCACGGTGGCCGAGCTCGGGGACGTGAACGTCTTCAGCCCGCGGGGCACCGGCGCCGACTGGCGCATCATGGACCTCGACATGCGCGGGCCGAGCCTCTCGACCGGAACCGGTCCGGTCGGTCCGGACGTCTCTCACCAGGGCGTGAACCTGCTCGTGCTGCGCCTGCGCGCGTCCAACTGGTACGTGGGGATCGGCTGGGGTGACTGGACGCCGATCTACGCGACGCCGCACGACGGCATGTTCGTCGTGGACAGCGAGTCCCCCGGCAACGGCGGCTACGGCATGTACCTCGGCGGACGCAGGATCGCCCTGCTCGGCAACGTCGTGAGCGACCCCGTCCAGACCCACGTCTGCCGCGTGTGGCAGGCGCACAAGGGCGTGATCTCCAACAACGCGCTGCTGCGGCCGGGCGGGCAGCGTCACGCCCTGAAGCTGCACGGGCCGGTCGTCAACGACGGCCGCCCGGAGACGCGCTGGGTGTCCATCAGCGACAACTTCTTCCAGGCGAGCGGCACGTCGCAGTGGACCGTCTCGATGGGCTCGCCGAGCTCGGCCCTGTCCGAGAGCAGCCCGGTGTCGCACGTCGTCTTCGAGCGCAACCGCTTCGGCGGCTCGGCGTCGCTGGTCGCGGACATCGAGAGCGAGGCGAGCCACGTCATGGTGCGGAACAACGTGTTCGACGACACGGCCGCCTCGGCGGTGTCGGTGCTCTGGGCGCAGCGCAACACCGGCGTCCCCGCCCCGGACGACGTCCGCATCTACAACAACACCGTGTACGACGGCACCGCCGGCTCGGGCTCCGGGCTGCTG encodes:
- a CDS encoding PKD domain-containing protein → MTDSDGDGVAADPAAATAATLAVQPGFPIGAKTNGTRTATTPTYAVAAGDVVLAFVASDAPAGNAGFSVANRSVTGGTLAWTRVGSIANTRNGAVAVYRGTPSAALTGVTTTVTETGGNQAYISVVAIAGASQTLGAVTAGGGSGTAASLTVNATAAGSWILAVGEDWYSTTRRTLAATTTPTLVDERSDPALNDYWVERATTAAAGSFRIGTSAPSTADWNMIAVEVLPATATSTPTPPPPAPTGVKAGFPVATETNGTRTATTPTYALAASDVVLAFVASDAPAGNAGFSVANRSVTGGTLAWTRVGSIANTRNGAVAVYRGTPSAALTGVTTTVTETGGNQAYISVVAIAGASQTLGAVTAGGGSGTAASLTVNATAAGSWILAVGEDWYSTTRRTLAATTTPTLVDERSDPALNDYWVERATTAAAGSFRIGTSAPSTADWNMIAVEVLPATATSTPTPPPPAPVAAQPSINPAAGTYASSVTATITCPTAGTVPYRTTDGSAPTTSSPQSATATFSATGTLNAICSGTGYSPSTVASAAYTITTSTGGTGGTPTGTPMTTAHRTSGVAPLAVFFDAVNTSASGTAAPFAWSSGVYQPSDLEGTQYSWSFGDPGSGTWNATGASKDQATGYTAAHVYETPGTYTVSLSQADTTGTVRTYVQTITVTAFAGTTYYVAASGNDSAAGTSEATPLRTVARAMSVALATSGPVRVLFRRGDTFPVSAAYAITKPGPGIIGAYGSGNRPIFTVAELGDVNVFSPRGTGADWRIMDLDMRGPSLSTGTGPVGPDVSHQGVNLLVLRLRASNWYVGIGWGDWTPIYATPHDGMFVVDSESPGNGGYGMYLGGRRIALLGNVVSDPVQTHVCRVWQAHKGVISNNALLRPGGQRHALKLHGPVVNDGRPETRWVSISDNFFQASGTSQWTVSMGSPSSALSESSPVSHVVFERNRFGGSASLVADIESEASHVMVRNNVFDDTAASAVSVLWAQRNTGVPAPDDVRIYNNTVYDGTAGSGSGLLQTNSSVTNLRVRNNLYGAATLSSVSLIQGAGGAGWAADHNLATSSPGFANAAGGDFSLGSGSPAVDAGAALRDAGLDYQLSARPRGAGYDLGAYESR